CGCCCGAGGCCAACGGCCGGCTGGTGGTGAAAGCGGAAGATACGCTGATGAACCGTATTTTGCATGTGCCGGTGGACATGGTGGTGCTGGCGGTGGGGCTTGAGCCGCATCCTGATGCCGATGACGTGCGCCGCCTGTTCAATATGAGCTGCAGTTCTGAAGGATGGTTTTTAGAGCGGCATCCCAAACTGGCTCCCGTGAGCACTCCCACCGAAGGCATATTTCTTGCAGGCTGCTGCCAGGGGCCGAAGGACATTCCCGACTCAGTGGCTCAGGCGGGTGCGGCGGCGGCTGAGGCTTTTTCACTGATTGACCGTGGCCACATTGAGATGGAACCCAACACCGCATTTGTGATTGAGAGCGAGTGTTCCGGGTGCAAATCTTGCATTCCTCTTTGTCCCTACACGGCCATCAGTTATTTGCCGGATAAAAAGAAAGCCTACATCAACGAGGCGTTGTGCAAGGGGTGCGGGACGTGTGTGGGGGCGTGTCCGTCGGGTTCGATCGTGCAGAATTTGTTTGAGGACGCGGAGGTGTTTAGCGAGATAGAGGGGGTGTTGGCGGAGTGAGCGGGTTTAGGAGAAAGGAGCGCGGCGTTATGAGTGAGACAGCAGGCAAGCGGCAGGTGGAGGCGGGCTGGAGTCCGCGGATAGTGGCGTTTTTTTGCAACTGGTGCACGTACACGGCGGCGGATTTGGCGGGGGTGTCGCGGTTGAAGTACGCGCCGAACGTGCGGGTGATTCGGTTGATGTGCAGCGGGCGGGTGGATCCGCAGTTTATTTTGGAGGCGTTTGCGCGTGGGGCGGACGGGGTGTTGGTGGGGGGGTGTCATCCCAATGACTGTCATTATGTGGAGGGGAACTACAAGATGCTGCGGCGGGCGCGGTTGTTGCGGCGGATGTTGGCGGGGATGGGGATAGAGGAGGCGCGGTTTCGGCTGGAGTGGATCTCGGCGGCGGAGGGGGAGAAGGTGAAGGTGGTGGTGAACGAGATGGTGGAGCAGATACGGGCGTTGGGGCCGTTGGGTTTGCCGGGGCGGTGGGCGGAGTGGGATCGGGAGGTGGCGGAGCTGGCGGCGAAGGTGGAGCGAGAAGAAAGCGAGGTGGCACATGGCTAAGCCGAAGGTAGCGTTTTACTGGTGTGCGTCGTGTGGGGGCTGTGAGGAGACGGTGGTGGACTTGGCGGAGGACATTTTGGGGTTGGTGGAGAAGGTGGAGATTGTGTTGTGGCCGGTGGCGATGGACTTCAAGTACCGGGACGTGGAGGCGCTGCCGGAGGGGGGGATTGTGGCCACCTTTCTCAATGGGGCGATTCGTTCGACGGAGCAGGCGGAGTTGGCGCGGTTGTTGCGGCGGAAGAGCCGGTATCTGATAGCGTACGGGTCGTGTGCGCACATGGGGGGGGTGCCTGGGCTGGCCAATTTGTACCGGCGGGAGGAGCTATTGCGGTTCAACTATGAGGGGAGTCCGTCGGTGGTGAACGAGGGAAGGTGCGGCCGCGGGTGGAGCATGAGGAGGGGGCACCGGTTGCATTTGCCGGAGCTGCATGGGGGTGCGGGCGTTGGATCAGGTGGTGGAGGTGGACTATTATGTGCCGGGGTGTCCGCCGACGCCGTTGGTGACGAAGGCGGCGGTGGGGGCGTTGTTGGAGGGGCGGTTGCCGGAGCGGGGGTCGGTGTTGGCGCCGGACGTGGCGTTGTGCAGCGAGTGTCCGCGGCGGGAGAGCAAGCCGGTGGACCTGGCGTTGGGAGAGCTGGTGCGGCCGCATCAGCGGGTGTTGGATGGGACGAAGTGTTTTTTGGCGCAGGGGGTGGTGTGTATGGGGCCGGCGACGCGGGCGGGGTGTGGGGGCAGTGCATGGGGGAACATGCCGTGCACGGGTGTTTTGGGCCGACGTCGCGGGTGCGGGATCAGGGGCGAAGATGCTGTCGAGTTTGTGTTCAGATTTGGGGCCGAAGGACGAGGCGGGGGTGGATGCGGTGCTGGGGGATGCCGGATCCGGTGGGGACGTTGTATCGGTATGGGCTGGCCAAGAGCCTGTTGCGGCGGAAGGTGGGGGTGTGAGCGGGAAGGACGTGGAGAGGCAATATGAACGAAGCAACCAAACAAGCATTTAACGCGGGGAACCTGGCGGCCAATGCGGCGGTGGCGGCGGCGGCGGCGGCGGGTGAGCATAGATCCGATCACGCGGTTGGAGGGGCATGGGAAGATTGAGATATTTTGGACGAGCGTGGGGGTGTGGAGCGGGCGTATTTTCAGGTGCCGGGCTGCGGGGTTTTGAGGTATTTGCGTTGGGGCGGCCGGCGGAGGAGATGCCGCAGATTACCAGTCGGATTTGCGGGGTGTGTCCGACGGCGCATCACATGGCGGCGACCAAGTGTTTGGACAGTTTGTATGGGGTGGAGCCGCCGCCGGCGGGGCGGAAGATTCGGGAGCTGGTGTATCATGCGTTCATGTTGGAGGATCATGCGCTGCACGTGTATGTGCTGGGGGCCGGATTTCATTGTGGGGCCGGGCGCCGGCGGCGGAGCGGAACATAGTGGGGGTGATAGGGAAGGTGGGGGTGGAGGTGGGGAAGCGGGTGATTGAGATGCGGCGGCGGTTGCGGGAGCTGATTGCGTATTTTGGGGGCAAGGCGGTGCATCCGGTGCTGGGGTTGCCGGGGGTGTCGAAGGGATTGGCGAAGGAGGACTGGCCGCGGTTTCAGGCGCTGGCGAAGGACGGGCTGGAGTTTGCGCAATTCACGCTGCAGGTGTTCAAGGATTTGGTGTTGAAGAACCCGGAGTATATGAAACTGATCACCGGGGAGGCGTACACCCATCAGACCTGTTACCTGGGGATGGTGGACGGGCAGAACCGGGTGAACTTTTACGACGGGCAGTTGCGGGTGGTGGACGTGGAGGAGGGAGCTGATGAAGTTTGCGCCGGGGCAGTATTTGGACTACGTGGCGGAGCATGTGGAGCCGTGGAGCTACATGAAGTTCACCTACTTGAAGCCGCTGGGGTGGAAGGGTTTTGTGGAGGGGCCGGGGACGAGCCTTTACGCGGTGGCACCGTTGGCGCGGTTGAACGCCAGCGAGGGTTTTACGACGCCGTTGGCGCAGCGGGCGTATGACGAGTATTTCACGGTGTTGGGGGCAAGCCGGTGCATCACACGCTGGCCAACCACTATGCGCGGGTGGTGGAGATGGTGTATGCGGCGGAGCGGATGGTGGAACTGCTGAACGATCCGGAGATCGTGAGTCCGGAGGTGCGGGTGATTCCGACGCGGACGCCCCAGGAGGGTGGGGGTGGTGGAGGCGCCGCGGGGACGCTGATTCATCACTATCGGACGGACGAGCGCGGGGTGATTACGATGGCCAACCTGATTGTGGCGACGGCGAACAACGCGGCGCGGATTGCGATGAGCGTGGATCGAGCGGCCAAGAGCCTGATCCAGGACGGGAAAGTGACCGAAGGCCTGCTGAACAAGGTGGAGATGGCCTTCCGCGCCTATGACCCCTGCCTGGGCTGCGCCACCCACAGCCTGCCCGGCCACCTCCCCTCGAAGCCCGCCTCTACAACCACCTCGGCCAACTCATCGACCTCGCCCGTCGCGAATAGATCTCCTACCCCCTACGCTAATAGAGGTCCAACCGAGTTTACCGCCGTTGATGGCGAATCGCATCCTTGTTCTATTTCCAAGTAGAGGAGGACAACAAGGGGGAAAGAAATTCAATTCTTAATAAGCAGTGTTTGAGTGAAAGCCATCGTTGATCTTATTTCTTCCCCGATTCTAAATCTTCGAGCGTATAGACGACAGACGATGGCCTAATTTCAAGAAAAGTAATACGAACCCCCGATAAGACATAATCCTTTTCAAGTGAGGTATCTACAGTGACTAACATTCCATGATCCCCGGAGCTGTCGTTGATATTGACAGTCTGTGACACGTTCACTCTTACCAGCGATTTATCGAAAGGTTTGTAACGATCCATTGTAGTTTCAGAAGCTGTCTCGGCTGACATCAAAGACTAGCAAATCAAGATATCTACCTTCACGAATAGCCCGTAGTTTTACTTCTGCATAGCCTTTATCTACTTTCCCTCCATAAATATCTCTGCCGCCAAAGGCGTTTGGCGAGATCTCCTCGTTTATTGAGACGGAATAATGTTGAACCCACTGACGCAGTAAGCTGCTTTTTAAGGGTTGGACAATTAACCGATGTTCACGGACTGTTCCGCAACCCATCAGGAAGACGCTCGTTGCCAAAACTATCACAGGAATAATTCTTGTGCGCATGAGAGGTATCAGGTTAAAGTTTAAACGTGTGAAAAGGTGAAAATCGTAGGCTTTGAAAACAACGCGCCTCAACTCGTACTCCACATCTTTTAATAAGGTTCACTTTCACTACGTTGCACAATAATTGGTCGGTGAAGCTCTTGTCAAAGTTTTTTATTTTTAATGAAATAATCCTTATTATTTAAATAAGAGAATATGCGGGGAGGTATAAGGCGCATATTTGTCCTACACTATGTTTTTGTGGTGAAATCGTGATTTGTTGTATTTATTGGGAAAGATGGGTGGGGGTTGGGAGGGCGGCGGGATTGGTGA
This is a stretch of genomic DNA from Fontisphaera persica. It encodes these proteins:
- a CDS encoding hydrogenase iron-sulfur subunit, with protein sequence MSETAGKRQVEAGWSPRIVAFFCNWCTYTAADLAGVSRLKYAPNVRVIRLMCSGRVDPQFILEAFARGADGVLVGGCHPNDCHYVEGNYKMLRRARLLRRMLAGMGIEEARFRLEWISAAEGEKVKVVVNEMVEQIRALGPLGLPGRWAEWDREVAELAAKVEREESEVAHG
- a CDS encoding oxidoreductase, which produces MAKPKVAFYWCASCGGCEETVVDLAEDILGLVEKVEIVLWPVAMDFKYRDVEALPEGGIVATFLNGAIRSTEQAELARLLRRKSRYLIAYGSCAHMGGVPGLANLYRREELLRFNYEGSPSVVNEGRCGRGWSMRRGHRLHLPELHGGAGVGSGGGGGLLCAGVSADAVGDEGGGGGVVGGAVAGAGVGVGAGRGVVQRVSAAGEQAGGPGVGRAGAAASAGVGWDEVFFGAGGGVYGAGDAGGVWGQCMGEHAVHGCFGPTSRVRDQGRRCCRVCVQIWGRRTRRGWMRCWGMPDPVGTLYRYGLAKSLLRRKVGV
- a CDS encoding nickel-dependent hydrogenase large subunit, producing the protein MPQITSRICGVCPTAHHMAATKCLDSLYGVEPPPAGRKIRELVYHAFMLEDHALHVYVLGAGFHCGAGRRRRSGT